The following is a genomic window from Asterias amurensis chromosome 8, ASM3211899v1.
AATATCGTCTCCTTCTTTGAATGTCCAAGACTTTAAAACCTGATCTCGCAtcacctaaaaaaaaacgttaatgCATCATAACCATCATAACACAAGAATAAGactttaaataatttgtaaatgaaTTCAACAAATGTGAAGCTACAAACAAATGTGAAGTCACCATGACCGTTAGATTTGACCTACACAACCTGTAGGTTCCATCCTGCAGACATTGCACCCATATAGGTTTCtttctaaacaaaacaaaacatttgttccTACAATATCCTGCAATcactttttctttcgttatgatgcatctaatttactcaatttagatattccttttggtaaaaatgagtgaaaagtggTTGCAGGATACACACATTTTCCCACTATTTTCCCTGCtgaagatgtttttcttgttataAGTTATAAACAAACTTGACTTTTTTCAACagtaacaaaatcaaacagcAAAGATAAACAGTAAATACCTTGGCACATATACTGGCAGCACTGACGATGGGAAACTTTGCATCAGCTTTGGGTGTAACAGTGATATCTAAACCAGGAAATAATCCTTGAAGTTTCTCTTGGTACTTGGTAGAATCTCCAACTGTGTCAACATATACCTGCATAGATTCATAGCAAACTCACTCGGTAAATCTTAGACAAAAATTTCTCTAGTTTACCCCGCTGATTATCATCAAAGTAGTTTCAATTTATCACTTTTTTAATCAACCCTTATTCACTTTAGAAAGTGTCGCCATACAAGGACAAAAACTGAAAAGAGACTTCCTTTGTGCAACAGAAAAAGTTTTACTTGACTTTCAACTCAACATAATATTGTCCATTTAGGTAGGTGGATTGATGCAATTAAAATGATAGATGCTCAAGCCACATGACAGGGAACTAAACCAACATTTCAACAACCCACAAGTTGACACTTTGCATGATGTTGTTCCTGTGTGTGAATGGTTTGAGGCAATAGGGTGTCTTGCTGTCTTTGTGGTCCCACTGTTTTAAAATGAGACACCATGCtttatgtattatttgaaaataaacaaaagagtTGTTTTTGACTTGACTTTGGACAAGCTTCAAGAAAATTTCAGACACCATTATCATTTTGAAACCCTAACCAATACTGGTGTTGTGTCTTCTGTTGAATACCTTTAAATAAGAGCTTTTTGAACAGATTAAAATAGTGAGAAACAAACCTCCTTGATGTTAGCTCCTTGCTGTATAGCTAGATTCAGCAAACCAATGGCAGAGTCCATAGATATTGCATTCAAACTGTACTTAGTTCTGGACAGGAAAAATAACACAAGACAGTATTAATTATTACAAAAGACACACAGAAACTGTACATACACATTTCACCACATTAAGAGGGGACTGCCACCATGGTCAAAGCAGGCCTGCGGCTGTATGATATTTTGAACTCTAATAAAAAGCTGCATAACTTAAGTGGAACTCTGTAACCCAGGTTGTACCATAAACTAGGTCATGATATGGTAGTTGAAAGTTGAATGGGTTCTGACTAGCACCCCTGAACACAATAGCAAGATTGCAAACAATTAGTGCTTAATAGCACAGTTGGCCCATTAAGCCAGAGGATGCAGGTTCATTCTAGttaatttttctttgatcaACAGAAAAAAAGGTTCAAATTGCATTAAAACACTGCACTGTGCATCTCATATGGCGCAGTGCACTGATCAGTGGATGAAGACGCTATTTCCACTGCCCTACAGAAACATTTAATGATTTACTCAATCAAGGTCTATACTAACAGAGTGTAGCTATATACCGGTATGTATATTGAGCAAcaaaccaaggcccaatttcatggctctgcttaccataggCAAAGAATCGgggcttacggaagcagggaattctgtgcttacgtcaagcgtatttcactttCTTCAGCACAGGTTTGTGGGGAATTTTGGCTCATGTGcgtgtgtacctcatgttaccATGCGTTACTATCCATTCtgcgcttacacagctagcgcagaaattcagcgcttgcaagtaagcagagaatggtgatcgtaagtgcagaattcggcagtaagcagctCTAGCCATGAAAGAGTGTCCTGGTTCTGCCAATCTGAAGGTTGCTATGCAAAATCTTTCCCAAGCCATGTGAAATAGCACTTATATGCGTTTAACCTGAGGTACTCAGCAAACTATTTTTGACCAAGGGACAAGTCATGTAATTAATTTTAACAAGCAAATGGCTAAGTCATCAAGGGCCCTCACATACCTTCTCAGCATTGCTGTGGATATGAAATTGGGGGAGAGAACTTCCACCTCAAATCCAATAAAATCATCTGCTTGCTTGATCTTAGAAAAGAGATTATCTCTCTGCTCCTCAGTCAAAGTCTTAGAATctagaaaacaaacaagaagTTGAAATTTACTGTAATGAAGGATTCTTTAGTTGCAATAGCTTTgaccattttgtaaaaaataactgATTTAATTTCAGACTTCATCCTTACTATTAGCCTTAACCAATATTGGAAACTTAAAGTGTATTGCTTGCTGTGTACTGAAATCCCGTCCCTCGTGTCTGAGAATGAGTCCAGGTTCTCCTCATCCAGTCTTAGTCCCCTTTGTCTGATTCTGAGTCCCTCAAGTCCATGTAACATTAACTGCAATAATCGTTACCGTTGATCATACAGACAGTTTTTGTCAGAAAAATGACCGGATAAGAGAGTCCAActgtcaattcaattcaattttatttgtcccaccatgtaggaaactctatttgaatacatgcaatacagacTTTTGACCTGCTGCtgtttcaagtctgagattgtGCCTATTTTTTGTTCTGTCATCACTCGAGCAAAGGGCTGAACAGAAGGTTCAACAAGAAAGGAAATTATTTCAGCCAGACATAAACTGCCATCACTGACTTGAAAACCCTGACATGTGCggttaaaacaaataaagtctGTGGTCAATATGCAAAGGCCTACGCAATCCAAAGGCTGAGTCCAAGTCTATATCAGTGCTCTGAGACATAGTCCGATGTTGAACTACAGTGTCcattagcaaaacaaaatatccaTTAGTTGAAGTTCCTTATTCCTCTGGAATAGGATGTTAGGCCTTGAGGTCTTTAGCAAAGTTGGTCTCAACGGAACCCATTTTAACAGCTTTACAAAAATTTTTGCAGAAGAAGTGTGTTTACATGGATTGGTTATTTGAATGTTCAACGTTTAATAATACAACACTAACCTGCGAATCCTAGGTCAGCCAGCCTTTCCTTACAAGACACCGGGCAAAAACTAACTCCATAAACCATAGGGCCTGAAAATAAAGGCAAAGATAAAGAATAGCAATTTAGTCTGCATAATTACCAGGGGCTGTCCTTAAAGTTTTGTTCACTCGCTGGTCGGATGAATCAACCACAAATGCAGTCATTTAGTCAGAGCTGACCAGTGGGAACCAGTGCAGAAGATGCAGAGTTGCAGGGAACTAGCCTGGAGCTGAGAAAACACTGGTGGTTGATGATAAAGATTGTCAGCTAGCTGAATGAGCAGAAACAGAATAGATTCCAGACATCCACTAGAGTAGAACACAAAAGCAGCCCCACACATTCCCACAATTCATTTAAATTAGACGTACAGTCATTCAATCTGATATTAAATAACAGGTGGATTAATTTAagtaatgatgatttttttattgaagTTTTGATGATTGCCTCATTCTCATGTTGAAACTATTAAGGGAACATTTCTTATTTATATTGCTGTTTTAGTTTCTAAGTAAATGCCTCAATCCTTTCCTCACCCTTTAGTTATTAACTGCAAGAATACAATTATCAGACTCCAATTATCACCCCGGCACCCACctacccccccacccccttatCGGAGACCGGACATCTGTTTCAACCTCAACACCCTGTTCCCAATCAGGGGTTTACATAAAAGTATATCTCATTTATTAGTAGGCATGGCTACGTACGTAGGCCTAAAAATAtatcggataactttccgtgtagcgccaccactttttcactcattttttcactcatttttacaaaaagggatattctCATtgagttgaggtaaattagatactatattatttcatatcgaatgaaaaagtggtggcgccatacggaaacttttcaatatattttattggcctcttgcacgcgcatcacacgcggcgactgatccGCGCTCATCATGTCGGTGGGCAAGTTAGTTTAGTTTACATGTATTAATGCAGCATCGCCTAAAACGCGcactttcactgcataacgcacatcatagagatatatataaaaacgcacagtgaaattgcccaccagtatggcgcattcaagacttttttgatgatgacgtcaggtgaaatgggtccaTAGGTAAATTAATTaggtaattaattaatttattaattaattaggTAAGGtaggggaaaagtttccgtatggcgccaccactttttcatttgaaataaaataatatagtatctaatttacctgattgacatatccctttttgtaaaaatgagtgaaaaagtggtggcgccatacggaaagttatccaaggtaggcctacttactattttatttcatcataaataacaaatgaaaaagcgGTGGCAGGATTTTGAAACTTTTCTTCATCAGCAAAGAAAGCAAAGGGAgatcaatcaaatcaatcatTATTAGTCGCTATCTTTATAATAATATTCATATTTATTGTCAATCATTTATATTTTACAACATCGTTATGAGGTATATGTGTCACTGTCCCACACTCTGTCACTCACTCTCTGCCTGCTGAGCTGAGTTTCCTCTACTCTACGAGCCatcaatcaacaacaaaatatacagTTTGAGCTTATCCTCAATTTGCGCTGCAGTTTGAGCACTTTAATACAACCGTGAGCCTTGGCATTTGGTTCAATCCCGTTGCGTTATTATTGCGCTCAAAATAAACGTGCAATTTCACTCACCTAGAACGGGTCCTCTCCCAGCTTCATCTATTCCCAAACAACATGGTTCATCTCTACAAACTTGAggaacaatggattttaaaaCTATATTTTTACTGTTGTCACTGGCAAAATCTGAAAGATCCATTATACCTCAATCAAAATGTCAGCCAATCGTTGAAAATGAACTTTTGATCGTCTGATGAGTTTCGCGCGCTTGATTTGTTGACATCCAGAGACAGAGTAGAAGGAAATGGACTATTGAGGGCGCTGTCCGCATTGACCGTCTTTTTAGTGTAACATGGAAAGACCAGGCTGAAGTGAGCACCAAATTTGGGCCCAACACCAAATTTGGTGATGGCAAAAAAATTGGGTGCTAGCACCAAATTTCGATGTAACTGTCAACGACCGTCATAACCCGTCGAAGACAGTGCGGAAGGATTGTACACGCGTAAGGTATGGGTAGAttcaaagccaagagttccatcttaattgggcaatattattattttttatttcataaatctgttcctcatacccctggctatatcagattaGTGCCCCAGTGTTTgaagtctgctaattagcttagcccaattaatttagtcAATGAAGAATATACGAATTTCTGTACTGTATGCGCTGTAtgcgtaaggtatgggcaaataaaaaggcaagagttccatcttaattggaaaatattattagttttatttcataaatctgttcctTATACCTTTGGCTATGTCAGATTAGCGCCCCATTGTGTAACGTTTTCTAAtgagctcagcccaattaatccAATTAGAGAAGAAATTGCGAATTTCGTACTGTAGTTATACGCTATTATGCCTAATACATGCGTGGGGTATAGGCAACAACTAAACAAACGAATTCCGTCTAAGTtggaaaatattaatattatttatctcATAAATTTGTTCCACATACCCATGGCTAAATCAATTTAGCACCTCGACGTGTTACCTTacctaattagctcagcccaattaatttaatcaagAGAATCATTCACGAATTTCTTACTATACGTTGTATGATATACTAAACACacgcgtaaggtatgggcaaatacaaagccaagagttccatcttaattggaaaatatttttaatttttatttcataaatctattTTCCAgacccctggctatatcagacTAGCGcccaacttgttaagtctgctTATTAGCTCATTCTAATTAATTTAATAAGGGAAGAATTTACGAGTTTTTATACTGTTACGCTGTTTATACTTAGATAACAAGCACGTAAGTAATGTCAattacaaagccaagagttccatctttattggaaaatattattaatttttatttcataaatctattCCTTATACCCCTGGCTAACtcagattagcgccccaacttgttaagtctgctaattagctcagcccaattaatttaataagggaagaatttacgagtttttctactttatgcgctgtacattatgctatacacaaagaacaagcgtaaggtatgggcaattacaaagccaagagttccatcttaattggaaaatattattaatttttatttcataaatctattCCTCgtacccctggctatatcagattagcgccccaacttgttaagtctgctaattagctcagcccaattaatttattCAAGGAAGAATTTACGAGTTGTTGTACTCTATACGCTGTACATTGTGCTATATACAAAGAATAagcgtaaggtatgggcaatTACAAAGCcaagtcaaattatgacgtcacttttgcaccaaagagttgtaattcccaaggttttgcgaattctgcatgcctccacacaggaaagttgttcaggatgctcaacttggtcgatttgcaccgtcaaaaggcgatttccagagttgactattagaaaaacaagatggccgctcttcccttttccctgctcgggggaataaactttttatttttcgagccaccccgaaaaaccgtattggcgtgattacttcttgcggataccccacccgagtgtgccggtgcaaatttgaaccccgtcactgttatattttggcggtaatcgacgatttttggtcaaattatgacgtcacttttgcaccaaaaagttgtaattcccaaggttttgcgaattgtgcatgcctccacacaggaaagttgttcaggatcctcaacttggtcgatttgcaccgtcaaaacgcgatttcaagagttgactgtTATAGACCATGGGATGGGTATTAAAAACGGGCCTATTTTGGGGGTTTCGTGGTCCCCATCTCCGGATAACTGCATGAAATTTGACGCACAAGGGTTTTCAATGGTACTGAATCCGAAGTTGGTTGTTGCAAAGCTCTTAAACTGCACAGTTCGTGAACAGACCAATTTTTGGGTCATTTTAGGTCAAATACAGTATTTTTTGATAACGTCTGTATACACTGGGACTATTTACCAATCGTTCACGGCAGTGCAAGAACCTTTTCCAAGTGTTTAATGTGAACGATGTaaattttccccttttctttCCGATAAACATGCAAAGGCCTACAACAAAAACTCTTGATTTTTATTGACTGAACATCAAGTACAATGCCATTTGTTTTTCGTTGCTACGACGTGCGTGTGTTACATTTTGTATTATCACGCGCGCGGCCGAGTTAGATGTGGGACGCAGGCGCACTATTttgttcgtattccactcgcgcttgtgtgatattAAACTTGTAGTTTTGTCGAACGAGCCTGTAAATCGGCATCCTTTTATTCAGGGGTTTGAAGAAATACTCTGTATGTTATAATGGTACAGTGTAGGAACGAAACACGATAATGCTTCGAATGACGTCACCCACATCGCAGGCTTCCGAGGATTTGTAGATCACTATTTGTCGCcgtaattgtttcttttcgggATTCGGTGCAGGATTTTCGCCAAGCAACAGCAAGTAATGGactttctgtattttatttcatacctacatacaaaaattgcgtggtccaaaagtggggactacggttttgaacaattctagcgatcatcccatggtctattagaaaatcaagatggccgctcttcccttttccctgcccggggaataaactttttaattttcgagccactccgaaaagccgaattagcgtgattacttcttgcggatatcccacccgagtgtgccggtgcagaattgaaccccgtcactgttaaattttggcggtaatcgaccatctttggtcaaattatgacgtcacttttgcaccaaagagttgtaattcccaaggtttggcgaattttgcatgcctccacacaggaaaattgttcaggtcgctcaacttggtcgatttgcaccgtcaaaacgcgatttccagagttgactattagaaaaaacaagatggccgctcttcccttttccctgcccggggaataaactttttaattttcgagccaccccgccgaaaagccgaattagcgtgattacttcttgcggatacctcacccgagtgtgccggtgcaaatttgaaccccgtcactgttatattttggcggtaatcgacgatttttggtcaaactatgacgtcacttttgcaccaaaaagttgtaattcccaaggttttgcctccacacaagaaagttgttcaggatgctcaacttggtcgatttgcaccgtctaaaatgtaaaagagtgaaaacactCGTTTtgtaccactcttgcaaagagccatactttttatggcggacaactctttttaagagtgaaagacgggtacattcaactcgatttagagtgaaaatCGTTCCAATGTATCTCAAAAAGATTGagacagattgactttcactcccAAAAGAGTGAAACTTACACCACTcgggacaagagagtgaaacgGTCACTTTTTTTACATAGAGAGTTTATTTAGTGAAGTATAGGCAATA
Proteins encoded in this region:
- the LOC139940701 gene encoding ribonuclease H2 subunit A-like, with the protein product MDLSDFASDNSKNIVLKSIVPQVCRDEPCCLGIDEAGRGPVLGPMVYGVSFCPVSCKERLADLGFADSKTLTEEQRDNLFSKIKQADDFIGFEVEVLSPNFISTAMLRRTKYSLNAISMDSAIGLLNLAIQQGANIKEVYVDTVGDSTKYQEKLQGLFPGLDITVTPKADAKFPIVSAASICAKVMRDQVLKSWTFKEGDDIVTGNYGSGYPADPSTKQWLMDNVDKVFGYPQFVRFSWSTTSTILESKAHAVHWDDDEEDTAKGSASLFSFFAPKNADPKDKQHSFFEERHLKRVVSF